GTAATTACAGATGTGTAATGTGTCCAAGAGAAACCATGACACATGAAGTAGGGTTTATGGATGACGAATTATATAAAAAAATTATTGATGAGGCATGTAAATTGGGAGTTCAAAGAGTAAGATTGCATTTCTATGGAGAACCACTACTACATAAAAACCTTATTGAAAGAATAAAATATGCAAAAAGAAAAGGACTTTTTGTTGATATCGATACTAATGCAGAACTTTTAACACCAGATTTAAGTGAAAAATTAGTGAATTCAGGAATTGATCAAATTATAATCTCTTTTCATGGATTGACTCCTGAGGAATATAAACATATCACAGGCAGGGACAGTTTTGGAGTTATTACGAAGAACATAACACACTTAATTAAAATTAAAGAAATAAAAAACATTAAAAAGCCAAAGATAATAATCCAAACGACCATTATGGATATAAATTACAAAAATGTTCATAAAGTATTTAATTATTTTCCCAAAGATAAAGTTGAATTTAGTGTAACAAATTGTAATTACAATCCATTATTGATGAAAAATGACTATCGACATATAAAATTTGAATATAACAGAAAAGTTCCTTGCTTATCTCTCTATAATACATTAGTTGTTTCATGGGATGGAAATGTTACTGTATGTTGCTCAGATGTCAATTTTAATCTTTCAATAGGTCACATTGAAGATGGAATTATTAACCTATTTAATAATGATAAGATCAAAAAACTTCGAAAATATCATCTTTTCGGAAAATTTGATAAATTACCATTGTGTAAAAAATGTATTGATCCAATCGCACATTCATTATACATGCCAATAAAAATAAAAGAGAATATAATATGTGGTAAATATGAAAAAAATAAAAATAGAAAATAAATATATTGGTGAAAATGAGCCAGTGTTTATAATAGCAGAGGCAGGGGTTAATCACAATGGAGATATTGAGCTCGCAAAAAAATTAATTGATATTGCATCAGAATGTGGTGCTGATGCCGTGAAATTTCAGACATTTAAAGCTGAAAAGGTAGTTTCAAAAAGAGCTCCGAAAGCAGAGTATCAAACTAAAAATACAGGAACTGATGAGAGTCAGTATGAAATGATAAAGGAGCTCGAATTAACAGAAGATGATTTTTATGAATTATACAAATATTCTAAAAATAAAAATATAATGTTTTTATCTACACCATTTGATTTTGAAAGTGCTGATTATTTAGACGAATTAATGCCATTATTTAAAATATCATCAACTGATTTAAACAATTTACCATTTTTGGAATATATCGCAAAAAAGAAAAAGCCTATAATACTATCCACTGGAATGGGGACATTGGGGGAAATAGATGAAGCTATAAACATCATAAAGAAAGCAAACAATAATGATATAATATTGCTACACTGTGTCACAAACTATCCAGCTAGTTTTGAAAGTTTGAATTTGAGAGTTATTAGAACATTAAAAGAAGCATTTAAACTACCTGTTGGTTTTTCAGACCATAGCTTAGGAATTTATGCCCCAATAAGTGCGGTATCTCTCGGAGCTACTGTTATTGAGAAGCATTTTACATTAGATAAAAATCTACCGGGTCCTGACCATAAGGCATCCCTAAGCCCCGAAGAATTAAAAGAAATGGTAAGTGCAATCCGTTCAATTGAAAAAGCATTGGGAAATGGTATAAAAAGACCCACCTCCGAAGAAGAGAAAATTAAAAAAGTTGCAAGAAGAAGTTTAGTAGCAAATGTTGATATTCCAAAAGGGGCGACAATCAAAAAAGAAATGATAGTCATAAAAAGACCAGGAACGGGGATTGAGCCAAAGTATTTAAATGAAATTATGGGGAAAAAGGTAAAAAGAGATATCAAAATAGATGAGATTTTAAAATTAGGTGATATAGAATGGTAAAAATTTTAAGAACAGCAACTGGATGCATGGCATCGATTAGTTTTATCAATGAATTAATGAAAAAGGGTGTTGAGGTTGTATGTGTTGATGCAAATCCTATTTCTGTTGGATTACATTACTGTAGAAAGAAATATGTAGTTCCAAAAGGAAATGAACCAAATTTTATTCCCGAATTACTAAAAATTTGTAAAAAAGAAAATATAGATGCCATCTTATCAGGTCCAGAAGAAGAAATTATACATATCTCAAAAAATAAAGATATTTTCTTAAATGAGGGAATTTTACCAATTGTATCCGATTATGAAACAATTAAAATAACATCCGATAAGTGGAAGACTTATGAATTTTTTATAAATAACAACATCTCAACTCCAAAAACATATAAATTAGATGAAATTAAAAAAGAAGAAATAAATTTCCCAATTGTCCTAAAACCAAGATTTGGTAGAGGGGGTCTGGGAATATACATCGCAAAAGATATGGGTGATTTTAATTACATTGTAAAGAAATGTAACTCAGATTATATTGCACAGGAGTTCATTGAGGGCATTGAATTCACAATTGATATATTTTCAGATATGGATGGAAATATTTTGTCTGTTGTTCCAAGAAAACGGTTGTCAGTGGAATCAGGCATATCTGTAAAATCTGAGGTAACATACAATGAGACCATAATAAAATATGCAAAAGAAATTGCGGAAAAACTAAATATTAAAGGTCCTGCAAATATTCAATGCATTTTAAAAAATAATAAATCATATTTTATTGAAATAAATCCACGATTTGGTGGTGGCTCAATATTGTCAATAAGGAGTGACCCAACAATAATTGAAAATTTAATAAGAATTGTCAAAGGGGAAAAACCCATACCAAGCAAAGGTTTCAAACAAAACTTACTGATGTTAAGATACTACTCTGAAATTTTTGTTGAGGGGAAACATGAAAGCCATAATATTTGATTTAGATAATACTCTTTATGATTATAGGGATTATTTCTATCAAGTTTTTTTAAAATTATCAGAATATTTTTATAAAAGGTACCAAATTCCAAAAGATGAATTTATTAAAACATCAATGGAGATATTGAACAAAAGAAAAAGCAGATATCCAAAATTATTCAATGAAATATTGAATGTATTAAACATTCCTGAAAACGAAGTTAAGTTTTGTGTTGAGATATTCACTAGTGGAAGATTTCCAATAGTTCCATCTGATGGAGTTTATGAAGTGTTAGATTATCTAAAAAACAAAAATTATTTTTTAGGCATAATTACTGATGGAAACCATATACGTCAAAGAGAAAAAATAAAATCCTTAAAATTTGAAAATTATTTTGATACTGTTGTTTATACAGATATTTTTCAATCTCCAAAACCTTCCCCAACACCTTACCAATATATAATTAGTAAATTTGGTATTAATCCAAAATTATCATATTATGTTGGCGATGACCCTGATGTTGATTTTAGAGGAGCAAAATTCGTTGGATTAAATACTATAAGGGTATTAAATGGAGAGTTTATATATAAAAAGAAAAATAAATTTATAGATTACGAAATAAAGGAAATAAAGGAAATAATTAACATAGTGTAATGTAGGTGGGTCCCCTATGAAAAATAGAAAAATTAAAAAAGTTGCAGTTGTTACAGGAACTCGTGCAGAGTATGGAATTTTGAAACCATTGATTGAAAAAATTAATGACGATAATGACTTAGAATTGCAATTAATGGTCACTGGTATGCATTTGTTAAAAAAATTTGGATACTCTATAAAAGAAATAGAAAACGATGGGTTTCCAATAGCTTCAAAAATAAGAATGTATGATGAAGACTCCCTTGGGGAATTGAGTTATCATGGTGTTTCATTAGGTAGGGCAGTTTCTGAATTCACAAGAGAATTTGTATATCTAAATCCAGATATTGTTTTAGTTATTGGGGATAGATTAGAAGCATTAGCTCCTGTATTATCGGCATCAACTTTAAATATTCCAATTGGGCACATTCATGCAGGGGATAGTACAGACAGTGGACATATTGATGAACAAATTAGATTCGCCATTTCAAGATTTTCCCATTTATTATTTGCACCAACTGAAAAGTGTGTAGAACGTTTAACAAAAATGGGGGAAGAACCATGGAGGGCATATAATGTTGGAGCGTTGGGTTTGGATAGTATTTTATCATACAAGCCATTAACTAAAGAGGAATTATTTAAAAAATTAAATCTTAATGGAGATAATCCAGTAGCAATCATTATATTTCATCCTGTAATTCATGAATACTCAACAATTGACCATCAAATAGAAAGCATTATGAAAGCGGTAATCGAAACAAAAATAAATACAGTAGTTATTTATCCAAATAATGACTTAGGCAGTAAGAAAATTATTGAAATTATTAAAAAATATTCTAATTTTGAAAATATTAAATTATTTGAGAATTTGGAGCACAATATATATATAAGTTTAATGTATCATGCTAATCTAATGATTGGAAATTCAAGTAGTGGGATAATTGAAGCACCATCATTAGGATTGCCTGTTATAAATGTAGGAAGTAGAAATACTGGGAGGGAACATGGGGACAATGTCTTATTTGTAAAACCAGTCAGTAAGGAGATTGTTGAAGCTATTAATAAGGCATTGTATGATATTGACTTCATTGAAAAAGTTAAAAAGAAAAACAATCCCTGGGGAGATGGGAAAACCAGCGAAAGACTGGTTAATATTTTAAAAAATACTGAAATTAATGAGCATTTTATGAGAAAGAGAATCCTATATTAATTAATTGAATTTAAAATAACTAAAAAATATAAAATATAATAGTGGTGATATTATGAAAAATTTTAAAGAAGCATGGGAAAAATTATATGATGAAAATAAATATACTATGAAATTTCCGGATGAACCCACTATAAGATTTTTTGGAAAAATATCTAAGAAAATTGAGTTAAATGGAAAAGGTTTGGATGTGGGCTCAGGAATGGGAAGAAATTGTAGACTCATGTATGAATTTGGTATTGATGCTTATGGTATTGAAATCTCAGAAATGGCGATTAAAAGAGCTAAAGAATATATGAAATTAGGGAATTTTAAGGCACAATTTATATTATATGATGGCATAAGAATACCTTTCGAAGATAGATATTTTGATTATGTAATAAGTCATGGAGTATTGGATTCTATGACATTTGAAAATGCACAAACTATAATTAATGAAATATATCGAGTATTAAAATCAGATGGTTATAGTTGTATAGTGGTGCATAGTGATAAAGATTCTTCATATGGCGAAGGAAAAAAAATAGAAGAAAATACCTTTATTATTAAAGAAGGTTTTGAAAAAGATACTCCTCAACATTATTTCACATTAGATGAAATTAAAGAACTGTTTGGAGAATTTGAAATTATAGATGTTGGATTACATGAAGATATTCAAGTTGATTTAAATACTGGAAACCCGAAAAAAAAGGCTAGCTTTTGGTATATCTATTTGAGAAAAAGGTGAAATTATGAAAATTTTAATCATAGCACCACATCCAGACGATGAGGTCTTAGGTTGTGGTGGAACAATAGCAAAACATTCTGAAAACGGAGATGATGTTTATTTAATAATTGCTACAAAGGCATACACGCCAGATTGGACAGATGAATATATAACAAATAAAGAAAAAGAAATAAAAAAATCAAATGAAATTTTAGGAATAAAAAAAACTTATTTTTTAAATTATCCAACAGTTAAATTGGATACAATTCCACAAAAAGAGTTAAACGATTCAATATCAAAAATAGTTGATAAAATAAAACCAGATATTGCATATATTCCATTTAAAGGAGATTTGAATAAAGACCATCGTTTATTGTTTGAAGCTTCGTTAGTTGCTTTAAGACCATTAAATCATAAGGTTAAAAAAATATTATCCTATGAAATTCTCTCGGAAACAGAATGGGGACAAGAAATAGAAATTTTTAAACCAAATGTATATGTCGATATAACAAAAACTTTTAACAAAAAAATTGAAGCAATGAAAGCATACAAAAGTGAATTAAGGGAATTCCCGCATCCGAGGTCTGTGGATGCAATAGAAACATTGACGAAAAAGAGAGGTTCAGAGATTGGGATTAAATATGCTGAAAGTTTTTACTTAATAAGAGAAATTCAGGGATAACAATGAGATTTAAAAATTGGAAATTTCCAAAAATCGAGCATAATAAACCAACAGAATATAACTGGGTTGTTCAATACCCTGAAAATTTAGAGCTCGGAAAATACACAGATATTGGAGCATTTACATATATAAATTCAAAGTATGGGGTTAAAATTGATGAGTATGTGCAAATAGGTTCTCATTGTTCTATATACTCTGTTTCAACAATAGATAATAAAAAAGGAAAAGTGATAATAAATAAAAATGCAAGAATCGGAAGCCATAGTGTAATTATGCCAAATGTTGAAATTGGAGAAAATTCTATTATCGGAGCATTTAGTTTTGTAAATAAAAACATTCCACCGAATACATTAGCTTATGGCGTTCCAGTGAAACTTATTAGGAAACTAACTGATGAAGAAATTAAAAAGTTATTGAAGGAGATAGAATGAAAATTCCACTATTTAAAATTTACTGGGATAATGAAGATATTAAATCTGTTGAAAAAATTATAAAATCGGGCATGTTTTGGAGCTCCGGTAATGAGATTGAAGAGCTCGAAAATAAGATATCAGAATATATTGGTTCAAAATATTGTGTTACTTTCAACTCAGGAGGTTCTGCACTACATGCTTTAATGAAATCTTATGGATTTAAAGAAGGGGACGAAATAATTGTCCCATCATTTACTTTCATAGCAACAGCAATGGCTCCATTATATGTTGGAGCAAAACCCATATTTGCTGATATTGAAGAGGAAACACTTGGATTAAATCCTGATGATGTTTTAGAGAAAATAACAAATAAAACAAAGGCAATCCTGCCAATTCATTATGGAGGAGTGCCCTGCAAAATAAAAGAGCTTAAAGAGATTGCCGATGATTATGATTTAGTTTTGATAGAGGACGCAGCAGAGGCATTTGGGGCAAAAATTGATGATAAAAATGTGGGAACTTTTGGGGATTCGGCAATATTCAGCTTTTGTCAAAATAAAATCTTTACAACAGGCGAGGGGGGATGCATAACCACCAATAACAAAGAACTATATGAAAAATTAAAGCTTATCGTATCCTATGGTAGAATATCGGAAGGGAATTATTTTGTTGGACAATCAAAAACTGATTATGTTGATATTGGATACAATTGGAGACTATCGACCATTTTAGCATCTCTTGGAATTTCTCAGTTAAATAAAGTTGATAAATTAATAGAATTAAGGAGAAAAAATGCAGAATATTTAAACACTGAGCTCAGTAAAATAAAAGATGTAAATATAATGCCTGTCCCGAATAATTACTTTGCAGTTTATCAGTTATACAGCATTATTTTGAATAATGAATATATTAGGAATGAATTAATGAACTATTTAAAAGAGAAAAATATTTCAACAAAAATTTACTTTGAACCCTGTCATGAATACACTGTATTTAAAAAATTTGTAAATAATATAAACTTACCAACAACACAGCAAATATCTTCAAAAATATTGACACTCCCCATATATCCAAACATGACTAAAAATGAATTAAATTATATCATTGATACAATAAAAGAATTTTTTGAAGGGCGATGACTTATGAATAAATCTCAATTGGAAAATTTAAAATCCTTTTATGACAATAAGGTTATTCTAGTAACGGGAGGAACTGGCTCAATAGGAAAAGAAATTGTAAAAACTTTATTAAATTTTAATCCAAAGGCGATTAGAGTTTTAGATATAAATGAAACAGCACTTTTCGATTTAGAACAAGAACTAAACACTCCTAAAATAAGGGCATTTTTAGGTGATATAAGAGATAAGGATAGATTAAAAAGAGCTGTTGAAGGGGTAGATATAATATTCCATGCAGCAGCATTAAAACATGTTCCCCTATGTGAATATAATCCATTCGAAGCAGTAAAAACAAATGTAATAGGTACTCAAAATTTAATAGATGTTGCGATGGATGAAGAGGTTGAAAAATTCATAACAGTAAGCACGGATAAGGCAGTCAATCCAGTAAATGTTATGGGTGCAACTAAATTATTAGCCGAAAGATTAACCACTTCTGCGAACTTATATAAAGGACATAGAAAAACTGCTTTTTCTGTTGTTAGATTTGGAAATGTTTTAAATTCGAGAGGTTCAATTTTACCATTGTTAAAAGAACAATTAAAAAATGGAAAGGATATTACCTTAACACATCCTGAGATGACGAGATTTATAATGAGTATCAACGATGCTGTAAAATTAGTTTTAAAATCATGCACATTGGCAAAAGGTGGAGAAATATTCATATTAAAAATGCCTTCTGTAAAAATTAAAGATTTAATAGAAGTGGTTGTTGAAGAGCTCGCTCCAAAATATGGATATGATCCAGAAGAGATAAATATTAAAATAATTGGTAAAAGACCGGGCGAAAAATTATATGAAGAGTTGATAGTAGAAGAAGAAATTTATAAATTGGAAGAGTTAGAGGATATGTTTGTTGTTTATCCTTATAAGTCAAATACAGATAATAAAGATAAAAAAATAATTTATGATTCAAAAAATACTAAATTTTTAAGTAAGGGGGAAATTAAGAGAGTATTGTTTGATATTAGATACCTGGGTGATAATTATGAATGATAAGGATACATTTACCAACTACATCATAAACAATTTTCCAAATATAATACCAATTTTATCCAATAACTTTCCATTTAAATTTCCAAAAGTTAAGTATGTTCCTAGTAAGGCTAAATCCAACATAACTATATACAATAGTATAATAAAAGTGTATCTTAATTTGAATGATTTTATAAATAAACTTAGGTCTAAATCCGAATATTTACATGTCACAAAAACTGATGTTATAATAATAGGATACACTGGAAAAATAGTCAATAATCCTAAGGGTATTCCAATCGGAGATTATTCAAACTACTTTATAAAAGATTTCCTTAATAGAAATGATATAAAAACAAAAGAACTATTAATATTTAATTTAAAAGATATCTCAAGAATTATAAATATATTAAATATGCAAAAATATTTAAAACATAATAATAGTGATTTGCTTTTTTTGTTAAAATATCAAACCCCTAAAAAAATTGATCTTGATAATTTAAAGAATATTTGCACAAAATGTATAGAAAATAAATTGTATGAATATATATATTCTGATTTAGAATATTCAGTTATACCTAAGGAAGACCTAAAAAAAAGGATCTCTAACTTAGAGAAATATATTAAATTCATCACATCAAATACATTTGTAAGTTATGTGTTATCCTTAGCACATTCTATAAAATATTATCTTGAGATGTCTTCTCCAAAGATTTTAATAATTAATTCAATAAGTGGTTTAGTAGATAGATTATGTGTGTATGTGGCAAAATATTTGGGTATAAAGATAATATTTTTACCACATGGTATTGGTGAAAATTTATCATCATCCAATTTTATAAATTACTTTAAAATTAATCCTATTCCAATTGATGTATATATCAACCCAACATATGATAAAAAAAATATAACTATAAAATTTAAAAATATAGAAATTTGTAATTACGGGGTAGCAATATATGGGCATACAATTGATAATTATTTTAATGAAATATCATTACCTAAAGACAATAGAAAGCTTACGGTGTTGTATGCTACACAGCCATGGGTTAGAGATGGCATAATTGAGAAAAGAAAATATATTGAGTTTTTGTATAAATTTTTCAATATTCTAAAGCAAATTGATTGTGATATAATCATAAAATTCCATCCACGAGATAACGACAATATTTATAAAAATATACTAAAAAAATTAAATATTAAAAATGTAGAATATAGTTATAAAGCACCACCATTTTTTATTGAAGATATAAAAAAATCTGATGTTTTGTTGACCCATATTTCAGGCATTTGTTATGAGTCAATTTTGGCAGGGACTCCAGTAATTAGTATAATACCTCATGAATTAGAAAAATATTACTATCCTTATGAATCAATTGAGGTTCCAAAATTTACTGAAAATAATCTTAATAAACTAAAAAATTTTTTAAAACAAAAATATGTTGATAAATCATTAAATAATTTACTTGAAATTGAACAAAAAAAAGTTAAACCAAAAATATTAGGTGATGATTCATTAAATTTATTCTTATTTAAAATAAAATCATTATTGGAAAAATGAATGTTATGCAACATTTTTTATAACTCTTATAATCTTATCTACAACAATATCCCAACAATATTCTTTTTTTACTAAATAATAGCCATTTAACCCTATTTCATCCACTTTTTTTTGTGATAATTGTAATATATACTTTAGTTTTTCTGCCAATTCATGACAATTTCCAGGATCTACTAGCCATCCGTTATGATCCTCTTTAATAATATAAGATAACTCTCCAACAGATGTAGCCAACACCGGCAATTTACAAGCCCAAGCCTCTAAAACTGTTAATGGAAATCCTTCATAAAGAGAAGGCAATATAAAGAGATGTGAAGATTCATATTCCCTACTTAAATCGTCTCCAAACATTCTACCTTTAAACACAAATAAATCTTCTAATCCCAAATACCTTATTTTATTTATTAGATTATTTTTTTCATCACCCTCTCCAACAATAACAAATCTCACCTTTCTTGGTAATTCATTCTTAATTAAACTTACTGCATCGACAAGATACATTAAACCTTTTTGAGGATGTAACCTACCAACAAAAAGAATTTTAAAAAATTTATCCTCTTTTTTTGCATTTATGTTTTCAAATTTTTTTAAATCCACACCATTTGGAATATAAATTGGCCTATTTATGTTTTTATATTGTAGGAATTTTCTATCTACTGTTATTTCCACATCATATTTAATAATTCGTTGTAGAAAAACTTCCATTATATATAAAAATTTGCTTTTTAAACCTTTGCCATACATTTTTTTTATAGTTTCTATACCACTTCCATGAACATGATAAACAATGGGAACTCCTAATAAAATACTTAATATTTTTCCAAGAAATCCGGGAAGATTCGCATGAGCATAAATCAAATCATACTTTTCCTTTTTATGGTAATTCAAAATTTCTTTCATCAATTCAAAAATCCATATTATTCTATCCTTAAAACACCAATTCCTTTTTTTGCCAACATGAATGATCCTAAAATTTTCATTTATTTGCTCTATTTTCTCCCCTTCATATCCAACAAGGTTCATAACAAATAAATCAATTTTGACATCATAATCTTTGCTTAACCTTTTTCCTATTTCATAAGCAACAGCTTGCCCGCCGCCCCAAATAGGTTTCCATGCTTCTATAATCATTGCTATTCTCATGTCTAGTCCCCTAAAATATCCAAATATATATTTTCCACATCATGGGTTAATTTTTTCCAATCATATTTTTTAGAAAGTTCCAAACATTCTTTTTGTTTCTTAAAATATAAATCTTTATCTTCTAAAAGCATTTTGATTTTTAATGATAATTCATCAACATTTTCAGGTTCAAATAACAACCCTCCTTTTCCATTTTCAGTAATTTCAACAGTGGGGGGAATGGCAGAATTTACATAAGGTGTTTCAGATGCAACACTTTCTATAGTCACCATTCCAAATCCTTCAACAATACTTGGTAGCGAAAAAATAGTTGAAGATTTAACATGTTTTAGAACATCCTCGTGTTTCTCAACAAATCCTAAAAATTCAATATTATTTTCCAAATGTAGGCTTTTAATC
The window above is part of the Methanococcus aeolicus Nankai-3 genome. Proteins encoded here:
- a CDS encoding radical SAM/SPASM domain-containing protein; this encodes METTNACNYRCVMCPRETMTHEVGFMDDELYKKIIDEACKLGVQRVRLHFYGEPLLHKNLIERIKYAKRKGLFVDIDTNAELLTPDLSEKLVNSGIDQIIISFHGLTPEEYKHITGRDSFGVITKNITHLIKIKEIKNIKKPKIIIQTTIMDINYKNVHKVFNYFPKDKVEFSVTNCNYNPLLMKNDYRHIKFEYNRKVPCLSLYNTLVVSWDGNVTVCCSDVNFNLSIGHIEDGIINLFNNDKIKKLRKYHLFGKFDKLPLCKKCIDPIAHSLYMPIKIKENIICGKYEKNKNRK
- the neuB gene encoding N-acetylneuraminate synthase; amino-acid sequence: MKKIKIENKYIGENEPVFIIAEAGVNHNGDIELAKKLIDIASECGADAVKFQTFKAEKVVSKRAPKAEYQTKNTGTDESQYEMIKELELTEDDFYELYKYSKNKNIMFLSTPFDFESADYLDELMPLFKISSTDLNNLPFLEYIAKKKKPIILSTGMGTLGEIDEAINIIKKANNNDIILLHCVTNYPASFESLNLRVIRTLKEAFKLPVGFSDHSLGIYAPISAVSLGATVIEKHFTLDKNLPGPDHKASLSPEELKEMVSAIRSIEKALGNGIKRPTSEEEKIKKVARRSLVANVDIPKGATIKKEMIVIKRPGTGIEPKYLNEIMGKKVKRDIKIDEILKLGDIEW
- a CDS encoding ATP-grasp domain-containing protein, with amino-acid sequence MVKILRTATGCMASISFINELMKKGVEVVCVDANPISVGLHYCRKKYVVPKGNEPNFIPELLKICKKENIDAILSGPEEEIIHISKNKDIFLNEGILPIVSDYETIKITSDKWKTYEFFINNNISTPKTYKLDEIKKEEINFPIVLKPRFGRGGLGIYIAKDMGDFNYIVKKCNSDYIAQEFIEGIEFTIDIFSDMDGNILSVVPRKRLSVESGISVKSEVTYNETIIKYAKEIAEKLNIKGPANIQCILKNNKSYFIEINPRFGGGSILSIRSDPTIIENLIRIVKGEKPIPSKGFKQNLLMLRYYSEIFVEGKHESHNI
- a CDS encoding HAD family hydrolase, with translation MKAIIFDLDNTLYDYRDYFYQVFLKLSEYFYKRYQIPKDEFIKTSMEILNKRKSRYPKLFNEILNVLNIPENEVKFCVEIFTSGRFPIVPSDGVYEVLDYLKNKNYFLGIITDGNHIRQREKIKSLKFENYFDTVVYTDIFQSPKPSPTPYQYIISKFGINPKLSYYVGDDPDVDFRGAKFVGLNTIRVLNGEFIYKKKNKFIDYEIKEIKEIINIV
- the neuC gene encoding UDP-N-acetylglucosamine 2-epimerase → MKNRKIKKVAVVTGTRAEYGILKPLIEKINDDNDLELQLMVTGMHLLKKFGYSIKEIENDGFPIASKIRMYDEDSLGELSYHGVSLGRAVSEFTREFVYLNPDIVLVIGDRLEALAPVLSASTLNIPIGHIHAGDSTDSGHIDEQIRFAISRFSHLLFAPTEKCVERLTKMGEEPWRAYNVGALGLDSILSYKPLTKEELFKKLNLNGDNPVAIIIFHPVIHEYSTIDHQIESIMKAVIETKINTVVIYPNNDLGSKKIIEIIKKYSNFENIKLFENLEHNIYISLMYHANLMIGNSSSGIIEAPSLGLPVINVGSRNTGREHGDNVLFVKPVSKEIVEAINKALYDIDFIEKVKKKNNPWGDGKTSERLVNILKNTEINEHFMRKRILY
- a CDS encoding class I SAM-dependent methyltransferase produces the protein MKNFKEAWEKLYDENKYTMKFPDEPTIRFFGKISKKIELNGKGLDVGSGMGRNCRLMYEFGIDAYGIEISEMAIKRAKEYMKLGNFKAQFILYDGIRIPFEDRYFDYVISHGVLDSMTFENAQTIINEIYRVLKSDGYSCIVVHSDKDSSYGEGKKIEENTFIIKEGFEKDTPQHYFTLDEIKELFGEFEIIDVGLHEDIQVDLNTGNPKKKASFWYIYLRKR
- a CDS encoding PIG-L deacetylase family protein, translated to MKILIIAPHPDDEVLGCGGTIAKHSENGDDVYLIIATKAYTPDWTDEYITNKEKEIKKSNEILGIKKTYFLNYPTVKLDTIPQKELNDSISKIVDKIKPDIAYIPFKGDLNKDHRLLFEASLVALRPLNHKVKKILSYEILSETEWGQEIEIFKPNVYVDITKTFNKKIEAMKAYKSELREFPHPRSVDAIETLTKKRGSEIGIKYAESFYLIREIQG
- a CDS encoding acyltransferase, with protein sequence MRFKNWKFPKIEHNKPTEYNWVVQYPENLELGKYTDIGAFTYINSKYGVKIDEYVQIGSHCSIYSVSTIDNKKGKVIINKNARIGSHSVIMPNVEIGENSIIGAFSFVNKNIPPNTLAYGVPVKLIRKLTDEEIKKLLKEIE
- a CDS encoding DegT/DnrJ/EryC1/StrS family aminotransferase, giving the protein MKIPLFKIYWDNEDIKSVEKIIKSGMFWSSGNEIEELENKISEYIGSKYCVTFNSGGSALHALMKSYGFKEGDEIIVPSFTFIATAMAPLYVGAKPIFADIEEETLGLNPDDVLEKITNKTKAILPIHYGGVPCKIKELKEIADDYDLVLIEDAAEAFGAKIDDKNVGTFGDSAIFSFCQNKIFTTGEGGCITTNNKELYEKLKLIVSYGRISEGNYFVGQSKTDYVDIGYNWRLSTILASLGISQLNKVDKLIELRRKNAEYLNTELSKIKDVNIMPVPNNYFAVYQLYSIILNNEYIRNELMNYLKEKNISTKIYFEPCHEYTVFKKFVNNINLPTTQQISSKILTLPIYPNMTKNELNYIIDTIKEFFEGR
- a CDS encoding UDP-N-acetylglucosamine 4,6-dehydratase family protein yields the protein MNKSQLENLKSFYDNKVILVTGGTGSIGKEIVKTLLNFNPKAIRVLDINETALFDLEQELNTPKIRAFLGDIRDKDRLKRAVEGVDIIFHAAALKHVPLCEYNPFEAVKTNVIGTQNLIDVAMDEEVEKFITVSTDKAVNPVNVMGATKLLAERLTTSANLYKGHRKTAFSVVRFGNVLNSRGSILPLLKEQLKNGKDITLTHPEMTRFIMSINDAVKLVLKSCTLAKGGEIFILKMPSVKIKDLIEVVVEELAPKYGYDPEEINIKIIGKRPGEKLYEELIVEEEIYKLEELEDMFVVYPYKSNTDNKDKKIIYDSKNTKFLSKGEIKRVLFDIRYLGDNYE
- a CDS encoding glycosyltransferase family protein encodes the protein MNDKDTFTNYIINNFPNIIPILSNNFPFKFPKVKYVPSKAKSNITIYNSIIKVYLNLNDFINKLRSKSEYLHVTKTDVIIIGYTGKIVNNPKGIPIGDYSNYFIKDFLNRNDIKTKELLIFNLKDISRIINILNMQKYLKHNNSDLLFLLKYQTPKKIDLDNLKNICTKCIENKLYEYIYSDLEYSVIPKEDLKKRISNLEKYIKFITSNTFVSYVLSLAHSIKYYLEMSSPKILIINSISGLVDRLCVYVAKYLGIKIIFLPHGIGENLSSSNFINYFKINPIPIDVYINPTYDKKNITIKFKNIEICNYGVAIYGHTIDNYFNEISLPKDNRKLTVLYATQPWVRDGIIEKRKYIEFLYKFFNILKQIDCDIIIKFHPRDNDNIYKNILKKLNIKNVEYSYKAPPFFIEDIKKSDVLLTHISGICYESILAGTPVISIIPHELEKYYYPYESIEVPKFTENNLNKLKNFLKQKYVDKSLNNLLEIEQKKVKPKILGDDSLNLFLFKIKSLLEK